Proteins encoded in a region of the Puniceibacterium sp. IMCC21224 genome:
- a CDS encoding (2,3-dihydroxybenzoyl)adenylate synthase has translation MTRPVQPFPTDRVVAYRAAGHWRGDTFPALLRRLVAEHANRTAVVDGERRLTYADLATRAQVTAAGLLALGLRPGDRVLVQMPNRVETLLVVWALFAAGLLPVYALPAHRRTEVAHFLDKSGARAYIVPDRADGFDHVALAKTLKDEIATLDHVIVAGGAQGFVALEDLRGDPAILPDDPDPQSVAFLQISGGSTGLSKLIPRTHDDYIYTLRESARICGLTPDSRYLAALPVSHNFTMSSPGWLGAMYAGATVVLAPRPAPDVCFRLIAAEGVTIAALVPPLAMLWIEAARLMKPDLSTLEVLQVGGAKFPPEAAKRVRPALGCQLQQVFGMAEGLVNYTRLDDPDDIVTGTQGRPISPDDEVLITDDAGNPVPDGTPGHLLTRGPYTINAYHNDDGANARSFTADGFYRTGDIVVRGAGGYLTVQGRATDHINRAGEKISAEEIEDHLLAHPQVFDAVVVSVPDPALGERSCAFIQPRGPAPKPVEIRRWMGQRQIAAFKIPDEIRFVDGFATTAVGKISRKELRARLRANLQDQGAK, from the coding sequence ATGACACGGCCCGTGCAACCGTTTCCCACTGACCGTGTGGTGGCCTATCGCGCTGCCGGACATTGGCGCGGGGATACATTTCCTGCGCTGTTGCGGCGTCTGGTGGCCGAACATGCCAACCGTACCGCCGTGGTGGATGGTGAGCGTCGTCTCACCTATGCAGACCTCGCCACGCGGGCGCAGGTGACAGCTGCGGGGCTGTTGGCACTGGGTCTGCGTCCCGGCGACCGCGTTCTGGTGCAGATGCCGAACCGGGTCGAGACACTGTTGGTGGTGTGGGCCTTGTTCGCAGCTGGTCTGCTGCCAGTCTATGCGCTTCCGGCCCATCGGCGCACCGAAGTGGCGCATTTCCTCGATAAGTCGGGCGCACGTGCCTACATCGTCCCCGACCGGGCGGACGGGTTCGACCATGTGGCACTGGCCAAAACCCTGAAGGATGAGATCGCCACACTTGATCACGTGATCGTCGCGGGGGGCGCTCAGGGCTTTGTCGCGCTTGAAGACTTGCGGGGCGATCCCGCGATATTGCCTGACGATCCTGATCCGCAGTCGGTGGCGTTTCTCCAGATCTCGGGCGGATCGACGGGGTTGTCCAAGCTGATCCCGCGCACCCATGACGACTATATCTACACACTGCGCGAAAGTGCACGGATCTGCGGGCTGACACCCGACAGCCGCTATCTGGCCGCACTGCCGGTGTCGCATAACTTTACCATGAGCAGTCCGGGTTGGCTGGGGGCGATGTATGCCGGGGCCACGGTCGTTCTGGCGCCGCGCCCCGCGCCGGATGTCTGTTTTCGCCTGATTGCGGCCGAAGGTGTGACCATCGCTGCACTCGTGCCGCCACTTGCCATGCTGTGGATAGAGGCGGCGCGTTTGATGAAACCTGACCTGTCAACGCTGGAGGTGCTTCAGGTTGGCGGTGCCAAGTTCCCACCAGAGGCGGCAAAACGCGTGCGTCCGGCGCTGGGCTGCCAGTTGCAGCAGGTGTTCGGTATGGCCGAGGGGCTGGTTAACTATACCCGGCTGGATGATCCCGATGACATCGTGACCGGCACACAGGGTCGCCCGATCAGCCCTGATGACGAGGTACTGATCACCGACGATGCGGGCAATCCGGTGCCGGATGGCACGCCGGGACATCTGCTGACGCGCGGGCCCTACACAATCAATGCCTATCACAACGATGACGGCGCCAATGCGCGCAGCTTTACCGCTGACGGTTTCTATCGCACCGGCGATATCGTGGTGCGTGGCGCGGGTGGCTATTTGACGGTGCAGGGCCGCGCCACCGACCACATCAACCGCGCCGGCGAAAAAATCTCGGCCGAGGAGATCGAGGATCATCTGTTAGCACATCCACAGGTCTTTGATGCGGTGGTGGTGTCGGTTCCCGATCCGGCGCTGGGCGAGCGGTCGTGCGCGTTCATTCAGCCGCGCGGGCCCGCGCCAAAGCCGGTCGAGATACGCCGCTGGATGGGGCAGCGCCAGATTGCAGCGTTTAAGATTCCCGATGAGATCCGGTTTGTCGACGGCTTTGCCACAACCGCAGTGGGCAAGATTTCCCGCAAAGAGCTGCGCGCGAGGTTGCGCGCCAACCTGCAAGACCAAGGAGCTAAGTGA
- a CDS encoding isochorismatase family protein: protein MAIPRIAAYDLPKAEDLPIPRAPWRFDPSRAALLVHDMQGYFCAAYDRDAAPLAPVIANIARLAAACRVAGIPVFYTAQHGDQDRRDRGLQADLWGPGMSETPEHVDILPELAPQAGDIRLLKHRYSAFQRSNLDSLMRVRNRDQLIITGIYAHIGCLATAAEAFQRDIEPFFVADALADFSRDRHDMAVDWIAACCGVPVMTEALVSQF, encoded by the coding sequence ATGGCCATCCCGCGTATCGCCGCCTACGATCTGCCAAAGGCAGAAGACCTGCCGATACCACGTGCGCCCTGGCGGTTTGATCCGTCACGTGCGGCGCTGCTGGTCCACGATATGCAGGGCTATTTTTGCGCAGCCTACGACCGGGATGCGGCACCGCTCGCGCCTGTGATTGCCAATATCGCGCGGCTTGCTGCGGCGTGCCGGGTCGCGGGCATTCCGGTGTTCTATACGGCGCAGCACGGCGATCAGGACCGCCGGGACCGTGGACTTCAGGCCGACCTTTGGGGTCCGGGCATGTCCGAGACGCCGGAACATGTGGACATCCTACCCGAACTCGCGCCGCAGGCGGGCGACATCCGGCTGCTCAAGCATCGCTACAGCGCCTTTCAGCGGTCGAACCTGGACAGCCTGATGCGGGTGCGCAATCGCGATCAGCTGATCATCACCGGGATCTACGCCCATATCGGATGTCTCGCCACCGCCGCCGAGGCATTCCAGCGCGATATCGAACCGTTCTTTGTCGCTGATGCGCTGGCCGATTTCAGCCGCGATCGGCACGACATGGCCGTGGACTGGATCGCGGCCTGTTGCGGTGTGCCGGTGATGACCGAGGCGCTTGTCTCGCAGTTTTGA
- a CDS encoding phosphopantetheine-binding protein, with protein MTPTFETLRTEVARQLRTDPATLGPDDSLLDLGLDSMRLMSLFVELENQGLVVDYALFLERPTLSGIWAAAGQGTAPA; from the coding sequence ATGACCCCGACATTCGAAACCCTGCGCACCGAAGTGGCCCGGCAGTTGCGCACAGATCCCGCGACGCTAGGGCCCGATGACAGCCTGTTGGATCTGGGGCTGGATTCGATGCGCCTGATGAGCCTGTTTGTGGAACTCGAAAATCAGGGGCTGGTGGTGGATTACGCGCTGTTTCTCGAACGTCCGACGTTAAGTGGTATTTGGGCGGCTGCGGGACAGGGAACCGCCCCGGCATGA
- a CDS encoding non-ribosomal peptide synthetase, giving the protein MSGRLSLTAAQQGIWYAQALDPTSPVFNTGQVVHIDGPLDLPAFTAAVAAMIAEVDSFRLRFDASGAEVRQWLDPTTAPVMEVRNLRAFPDSVALARAEMTQDHASAVDLAQGGVAQFTLFLTGPDQALWYERAHHLALDGFAMVLVTQRVAALYNAALDGRAPPPPLAPLSRALEEDAAYLASPKCAADRGFWHNAGVQGGAPEALGQGRVVSAARFDRSRHPISAAQRSAILARAETTDVPWPDLLTALTGAYAARFAPEGHVVLGVPHMGRMGSSAARVPCTLVNVLPLAMTPDEDAPLDDLLRRTAADLAQARRHGRYRAEGLRRDLGLIGGGRRLHGPMVNVLPFDATPRLSGTRTRLEILGAGSVDDITFTFRDDPGSGLLLEVDSNPERYSGDEAAAHGERLLCFLDASLRATTLAEVPLATPAETNRFLIAANATDHPLPDTTLTTLIQEALSARPDAPALTLGTETLSHAALDHRSLLLAQTLASRGVGRGDIVAVDLPRSIDLVVALFGILRAGAAWLPLNPEDPPARKAQILELAQPALVLGYDADALPPSGWTTTQTIPRAVPEPDDPAYVIFTSGSTGAPKGVVVGHRAIVNRLLWMRDQYGVGPRDRILQKTPATFDVSVWEFFLPIISGAELVLAPDGAHRDPRHIARLIRDHAITTVHFVPSMLELFVECREAQGLSIARVFTSGEALRPDLRDRFHAALHAQLHNLYGPTEAAVDVSFWDAGPADRSDPLPIGHPVWNTRIYVLDDRLRALPAGVPGRLWIGGVQLSHGYLGRDDLTADRFRPDPYMHGARIYDTGDMARLRDDGAILYLGRLDHQVKLRGIRIEPGEIEARLLAACPLTQIAVVPVELRADERRLVAYAVAAAGTNPTTGDLRAIAAQLLPEAMRPLNWVLMDTLPLGSSGKLDRKALPLPQEAATAADTDLTPTERRIAQAFADVLGLSALPARDADFFDLGGDSLAAVRLVMALEQAFGSDPGLGTLFEAPTVAGLAAAIAAQAEVSAGAESVLRLSQGAGVPLWCLPPAGGLGWCYRDLARALTRLSDRPVIALQSPTLDVEAPAPNSIDALARLYLDRICAVQPEGPVHLLGWSVGGIVAQALAAQLEAAGRTVGALALLDAYPSENWRNAPEPDAVAALKALLAIAGEDPDAHPELRTPEAVLGFLRLRGHPLGMLPEPLARGVIRTVQGTNRLIRAHQEPRITAPLLHFTAALDHAGTGMSSRQWCAFAGQVSAVPLSQRHAGMVSAAASRQIAERLAYEMTERERDAHATDRV; this is encoded by the coding sequence ATGAGTGGGCGCCTGTCCCTGACCGCTGCGCAACAGGGGATCTGGTATGCGCAGGCGCTCGATCCGACGAGTCCGGTGTTTAATACCGGACAGGTGGTGCATATTGACGGTCCGCTGGATCTGCCTGCATTCACGGCCGCAGTCGCGGCGATGATCGCTGAGGTTGATAGTTTCCGGCTGCGGTTCGACGCTTCAGGGGCTGAGGTCCGCCAATGGCTCGACCCGACTACGGCACCGGTGATGGAGGTGCGCAATCTGCGCGCGTTCCCGGATTCGGTGGCGCTGGCGCGGGCTGAGATGACGCAGGATCACGCAAGCGCAGTTGATCTGGCGCAGGGGGGAGTTGCACAATTTACGCTGTTTCTGACGGGGCCGGATCAGGCGCTCTGGTACGAGCGGGCGCATCATCTGGCGCTGGACGGCTTTGCCATGGTGCTTGTGACGCAAAGGGTGGCCGCGCTTTACAACGCCGCTCTGGATGGGCGCGCGCCGCCGCCGCCGTTGGCGCCGCTGTCGCGGGCGCTTGAGGAGGACGCGGCCTATCTGGCCAGCCCGAAATGCGCCGCTGACCGCGGGTTCTGGCACAATGCCGGGGTGCAGGGCGGCGCGCCCGAGGCGCTGGGGCAGGGGCGGGTGGTTTCAGCAGCGCGGTTTGATCGCAGCCGCCATCCTATCAGCGCAGCACAGCGCAGCGCCATCCTGGCACGGGCCGAAACCACCGATGTGCCCTGGCCCGACCTGTTGACTGCCCTGACCGGTGCATATGCGGCCCGCTTTGCGCCTGAGGGTCACGTGGTTCTGGGGGTGCCGCATATGGGGCGCATGGGATCCTCTGCGGCGCGGGTGCCATGTACGCTGGTCAATGTGTTGCCGTTGGCGATGACCCCGGACGAGGATGCGCCGCTGGACGATCTGTTGCGACGCACCGCTGCGGACCTGGCGCAGGCGCGGCGTCACGGTCGCTACCGGGCAGAGGGTCTGCGCCGTGATCTGGGGCTGATCGGCGGTGGCAGACGGCTGCACGGGCCGATGGTCAATGTGTTGCCGTTTGATGCGACGCCGCGCCTGTCGGGAACGCGCACCAGGCTCGAGATCCTGGGCGCCGGGTCGGTTGATGATATTACGTTCACCTTTCGTGACGATCCGGGGTCCGGGCTGCTTCTCGAAGTTGATAGCAACCCCGAACGCTACTCAGGAGATGAGGCGGCAGCGCATGGTGAACGGCTTTTGTGCTTTCTCGATGCCAGTCTGCGGGCGACCACACTGGCCGAGGTTCCTCTGGCCACGCCTGCCGAAACTAACCGCTTTCTGATCGCCGCGAATGCGACCGATCATCCGCTGCCCGACACCACGCTGACCACTCTGATCCAAGAGGCGCTGAGCGCCCGGCCCGACGCGCCCGCACTGACGTTGGGGACTGAAACCCTGAGCCATGCTGCGCTGGACCACCGCAGTCTGTTGCTGGCGCAGACACTGGCGTCGCGTGGCGTCGGACGGGGGGATATAGTGGCGGTGGATTTGCCACGGTCGATTGATCTGGTGGTCGCGCTGTTCGGAATCCTGCGGGCAGGGGCGGCATGGCTGCCGCTGAACCCAGAGGATCCGCCCGCCCGCAAGGCGCAGATCCTTGAGCTTGCGCAGCCTGCGCTGGTGCTGGGATACGACGCTGATGCGCTACCGCCTTCGGGCTGGACAACAACGCAAACCATCCCTCGTGCTGTGCCAGAACCCGATGATCCGGCCTATGTGATCTTCACCTCCGGCTCAACCGGTGCGCCAAAGGGCGTTGTCGTCGGGCATCGTGCCATCGTCAATCGGCTGCTCTGGATGCGCGATCAATATGGTGTCGGACCCAGAGACCGCATTTTGCAAAAGACGCCCGCGACGTTTGACGTCTCGGTTTGGGAGTTTTTCTTGCCAATTATCTCGGGCGCCGAACTGGTACTGGCCCCGGATGGCGCCCATCGCGATCCGCGCCACATCGCCCGCCTGATCCGCGACCATGCCATCACGACCGTGCATTTTGTGCCCTCAATGCTTGAGCTGTTTGTTGAATGCCGCGAAGCGCAGGGTCTGTCGATAGCCCGCGTTTTTACCAGCGGCGAAGCGCTGCGCCCGGATTTACGTGATCGGTTCCACGCCGCATTGCACGCGCAGCTGCACAATCTTTATGGCCCAACCGAGGCGGCGGTGGACGTCAGTTTCTGGGATGCCGGGCCTGCGGATCGCTCTGACCCGCTGCCGATCGGGCATCCGGTGTGGAATACCCGGATTTATGTGTTGGATGATCGCTTGCGGGCGCTGCCTGCGGGTGTGCCGGGGCGGCTCTGGATCGGCGGCGTGCAACTGTCGCATGGCTATCTTGGGCGCGACGACCTGACAGCGGATCGGTTTCGGCCCGACCCGTATATGCACGGCGCACGGATCTATGACACTGGCGACATGGCGCGATTGCGCGACGATGGGGCGATCCTGTACCTTGGTCGGTTGGATCATCAGGTCAAGCTGCGCGGCATCCGCATCGAACCGGGTGAAATCGAGGCCCGCCTGCTGGCCGCCTGTCCGCTGACCCAGATCGCGGTGGTACCGGTCGAACTGCGCGCGGATGAGCGCCGCCTGGTTGCCTATGCCGTCGCGGCGGCAGGGACCAACCCAACCACAGGCGATCTGCGCGCGATTGCGGCTCAATTGCTGCCGGAAGCAATGCGCCCGCTGAATTGGGTGCTGATGGACACGCTGCCGCTGGGATCCTCGGGCAAGCTGGACCGCAAGGCGCTGCCATTGCCGCAAGAGGCGGCCACCGCCGCAGATACCGATCTGACGCCGACCGAACGCCGGATCGCACAAGCGTTCGCCGACGTTCTGGGATTGAGCGCTCTGCCAGCCCGCGATGCGGATTTCTTTGACCTTGGGGGGGATTCCCTGGCGGCGGTCAGATTGGTGATGGCGCTGGAACAGGCGTTCGGCAGTGATCCCGGCCTTGGCACGCTGTTTGAGGCACCGACCGTCGCGGGGTTGGCCGCAGCCATCGCTGCACAGGCCGAAGTCTCCGCCGGGGCGGAATCGGTGCTGCGGCTGTCGCAGGGCGCGGGTGTGCCGCTGTGGTGCCTGCCACCTGCGGGCGGACTGGGCTGGTGCTACCGGGATCTGGCGCGGGCGCTGACCCGATTGTCTGACCGGCCGGTGATAGCGCTGCAATCGCCAACGCTGGATGTCGAAGCACCGGCACCAAACAGCATCGACGCGTTGGCCAGGCTCTACCTGGATCGTATCTGCGCGGTTCAGCCCGAGGGGCCGGTGCATCTGCTGGGCTGGTCCGTGGGCGGGATCGTGGCGCAGGCATTGGCCGCACAGCTAGAGGCTGCGGGCCGGACTGTCGGCGCATTGGCGCTGCTGGACGCCTACCCATCAGAGAACTGGCGCAATGCGCCCGAACCCGATGCCGTCGCTGCACTCAAGGCGCTGCTGGCAATTGCCGGAGAAGACCCAGACGCGCATCCCGAATTGCGCACACCCGAGGCAGTTCTGGGTTTCCTGCGTTTGCGTGGTCATCCATTGGGGATGCTGCCCGAGCCACTGGCGCGCGGGGTGATCCGCACGGTTCAGGGCACCAACCGGTTGATCCGGGCGCATCAGGAGCCACGGATTACGGCCCCTTTGCTGCATTTCACCGCGGCGCTGGATCACGCCGGAACCGGGATGTCGTCGCGGCAATGGTGCGCCTTTGCAGGTCAGGTCAGCGCAGTGCCGCTGAGCCAGCGCCATGCCGGGATGGTGTCGGCAGCGGCGAGCCGCCAGATCGCCGAACGACTGGCATATGAGATGACAGAACGGGAAAGGGATGCCCATGCAACTGACAGGGTTTGA
- a CDS encoding 2,3-dihydro-2,3-dihydroxybenzoate dehydrogenase → MQLTGFDGRIALVTGAGGGIGRATVSALYDAGCTVVATDLPDMLNAAPQQHGVHLRPLDVTDAVAVDALVAEVEAELGPVELFAGTAGILSTQPIAELSAEEWHRVFDVNMHGSFHVTRAVARGMAARQRGAMVVVSSNAGGIPRLNMSAYAASKAALTMYVRCLGLELAPRGIRCNVIAPGSTLTPMQTGMWADASGAEAVIAGSLEGFKTGIPLGKLATSEDIANSVMFLLSEQAGHIAMADLYVDGGATLRG, encoded by the coding sequence ATGCAACTGACAGGGTTTGACGGACGGATTGCGCTGGTCACGGGGGCAGGCGGCGGGATTGGCCGTGCCACGGTTTCGGCACTGTATGATGCGGGCTGCACTGTGGTTGCAACCGATCTGCCGGATATGTTGAACGCGGCACCACAGCAGCATGGTGTGCATCTGCGACCGCTGGATGTCACGGACGCCGTGGCCGTCGATGCGCTCGTGGCCGAGGTCGAGGCAGAGCTGGGACCGGTGGAGCTGTTCGCCGGGACGGCTGGTATCCTGTCGACCCAACCCATAGCTGAACTTAGCGCCGAGGAGTGGCACCGGGTGTTTGATGTCAACATGCATGGCTCCTTTCACGTCACCCGTGCCGTGGCGCGTGGCATGGCAGCGCGGCAGCGCGGGGCAATGGTGGTGGTCAGTTCGAACGCTGGCGGCATCCCACGCCTCAATATGTCCGCTTATGCGGCGTCCAAGGCGGCGTTGACGATGTATGTCCGCTGTTTGGGGCTTGAGCTTGCTCCGCGGGGCATCCGCTGCAATGTGATTGCGCCGGGATCGACGCTGACCCCGATGCAGACTGGCATGTGGGCCGACGCCAGCGGCGCAGAGGCGGTGATTGCAGGATCGCTCGAAGGGTTCAAAACCGGCATCCCGCTGGGCAAGCTGGCGACGTCCGAAGATATCGCCAATTCGGTGATGTTCCTGCTGTCAGAGCAGGCCGGCCATATCGCGATGGCCGATCTGTACGTGGATGGTGGCGCGACCCTGCGGGGGTAG
- a CDS encoding Fe2+-dependent dioxygenase has protein sequence MLLHVPNVLTPDQVTQCRAVVDVGGWADGSATAGHIAAQVKRNDQLPETGDAARQAGEMVRRAVLAHPLFVAAALPHQLYPPMFNSYGPGQTFGNHIDNAMRVSPLDGSRIRTDLSCTLFLTDPDDYDGGELVVEDTFGAHGVKLAAGDLILYPATSLHRVEPVTRGARVSSFFWIQSLVRDIEKRRLLFELDTSIQRLTIADAQNPVVTDLSGIYHNLLRQWAEV, from the coding sequence ATGCTATTGCACGTTCCCAACGTCCTGACCCCGGACCAGGTCACACAATGCCGCGCGGTCGTCGATGTCGGCGGCTGGGCCGATGGCAGTGCGACGGCGGGCCATATCGCAGCACAGGTCAAACGCAATGATCAGTTGCCCGAAACCGGCGACGCCGCGCGTCAGGCCGGTGAGATGGTGCGCCGCGCCGTGCTGGCGCATCCGCTGTTCGTCGCGGCCGCCCTGCCGCATCAGCTGTATCCGCCAATGTTCAACAGCTACGGACCCGGCCAGACCTTTGGCAACCATATCGACAATGCCATGCGCGTGTCGCCGCTGGACGGTAGCCGCATCCGCACCGATCTGTCCTGCACCCTGTTCCTGACCGATCCCGACGATTACGATGGCGGCGAATTGGTGGTCGAAGATACGTTCGGTGCCCATGGGGTCAAACTGGCGGCGGGCGACCTTATTCTCTATCCCGCGACCTCCCTGCACCGGGTCGAGCCGGTGACACGTGGCGCGCGGGTGTCGTCATTCTTTTGGATTCAAAGCCTGGTGCGCGATATCGAAAAACGCCGCCTGCTGTTCGAACTCGACACCTCGATCCAGCGCCTGACCATCGCGGATGCCCAAAACCCGGTTGTCACCGATCTAAGCGGCATCTACCACAATCTGCTGCGCCAATGGGCCGAGGTCTAG
- a CDS encoding TonB-dependent siderophore receptor, with protein MTDLPIPTTRAPIRSWRHDTARNGRTLTTAFGLGLSAAAGLSMPAVAQDTTGATEIDAILVEGQDGEAPLNVESSADSRFTAPLLDTPKTVTVLPAELLEERGITTLEEVFRTTPGISMNSGEGGTPNADRPIIRGFSAENSVLVDGMRDPGAQSRGTFNLEQVEIVKGADSAFSGRGGAGGSINLVSKTAKDYEFTRGSLTYGTDQTAGATLDSNFVLSDTIAARINLMKQSGGIAGRDDVEESSFGGAATISFGMNTPFRSTLSYSHYEEDNTPDYGIPWIAGTGDLADVDYDNFYGLSDRDFQESSNDSATMRFEYDLNPTLMISNTTRFTKSSLEYIATNPDDSAGNVANGYVWRSVKSRGSETESWYNLTELTGTATTGRLRHSFALGVEISKEESTNAGYSVDTDADPLDPNNSRNCTAALVGAASNYNCTSLFNPNPGDPWSGSVARSTSATTGSAETLSIFAFDTIEFNEKWQANFGLRYDNFHVERETAGGRGGPYSGESDSEFFTYQLGAVYKPRPNGSIYLSFATAAEPAGLSNGEGGDNLSTAVEDLDPVRTTSLELGTKWDLYNGNLSLNAAIFENKTSNARVSDNGVTKNLGENRVRGFELGLAGNINDRWTVFGGYTYLDAVIIDDGDGSNAGNEFPNTPKHSFNVWSTYEATPQLTLGGGATYRSSQFGDSANTREFDGFWRLDAMAQYQFNDKASLRLFINNLTDNRYIEKSYSTHYATVAAGRSINLTANFEF; from the coding sequence ATGACAGACCTACCAATTCCGACCACACGCGCACCGATCAGATCGTGGCGCCACGACACCGCGCGAAACGGGCGCACCCTGACCACCGCTTTTGGCCTTGGGCTGTCCGCTGCGGCTGGCCTGTCGATGCCAGCCGTTGCGCAGGACACCACCGGCGCCACAGAAATCGACGCGATCCTGGTCGAAGGCCAGGACGGCGAAGCGCCGCTGAACGTCGAATCTTCGGCGGACAGCCGCTTTACCGCGCCGCTGCTCGACACCCCCAAGACTGTGACTGTGCTGCCCGCAGAACTGCTCGAAGAGCGCGGGATCACCACGCTGGAAGAGGTGTTCCGCACCACCCCTGGCATCAGCATGAACTCGGGCGAAGGCGGCACACCGAACGCCGACCGGCCGATCATCCGTGGATTCAGTGCGGAAAACAGCGTTCTGGTCGATGGCATGCGTGACCCCGGCGCGCAAAGCCGTGGCACGTTCAACCTTGAACAGGTCGAAATCGTCAAAGGCGCGGATTCGGCGTTCAGCGGACGCGGCGGCGCTGGCGGCAGTATCAATCTGGTGTCCAAAACCGCGAAGGATTATGAATTCACTCGCGGCAGCCTGACCTATGGCACCGACCAGACCGCCGGCGCGACGCTGGACAGCAACTTTGTCCTGTCCGACACCATCGCGGCGCGTATCAACCTGATGAAACAAAGCGGCGGCATCGCCGGGCGCGACGACGTCGAAGAAAGCTCGTTCGGCGGAGCCGCAACAATCTCATTCGGGATGAACACTCCTTTCCGTTCGACCCTGTCCTACAGCCACTATGAAGAGGACAATACCCCCGACTACGGCATCCCATGGATTGCGGGCACCGGGGACCTTGCCGATGTGGATTACGACAACTTCTATGGCCTGTCGGATCGCGATTTCCAGGAATCCAGCAACGATTCCGCCACCATGCGGTTCGAGTATGACCTCAACCCGACACTGATGATTTCCAACACCACACGGTTCACCAAATCATCGCTGGAATACATCGCCACCAACCCGGACGACAGCGCCGGCAACGTGGCAAACGGCTATGTCTGGCGCTCAGTGAAATCACGCGGCTCGGAAACCGAATCCTGGTACAACCTGACCGAACTCACCGGTACAGCAACCACTGGGCGGCTGCGCCACAGCTTTGCCCTTGGGGTCGAGATCAGCAAAGAAGAGAGCACAAACGCAGGCTATTCGGTCGACACCGATGCCGATCCGCTGGATCCCAACAATTCCAGGAACTGTACCGCGGCGCTTGTCGGGGCGGCATCGAACTATAACTGTACATCGCTGTTCAACCCCAACCCCGGCGATCCATGGTCGGGTTCCGTTGCCCGGTCGACATCGGCGACCACCGGCTCGGCGGAGACCCTGTCGATCTTTGCCTTCGACACGATCGAGTTCAACGAAAAATGGCAGGCGAACTTTGGTCTGCGCTACGACAACTTCCATGTTGAGCGCGAAACCGCAGGTGGACGCGGTGGCCCCTACAGCGGAGAGAGCGATTCCGAATTCTTCACCTATCAGCTGGGCGCCGTCTACAAACCACGTCCAAACGGCAGCATCTATCTGAGCTTTGCCACAGCTGCGGAACCTGCGGGTCTGTCCAACGGTGAAGGCGGCGATAACCTGTCCACCGCAGTCGAGGATCTGGATCCGGTGCGCACCACCAGCCTGGAACTGGGTACCAAATGGGACCTCTATAATGGCAACCTGTCGCTCAATGCTGCCATTTTCGAGAACAAGACCAGCAATGCCCGCGTCAGCGACAACGGCGTGACCAAGAACCTGGGTGAAAACCGCGTGCGCGGGTTCGAATTGGGCCTGGCCGGCAATATCAACGATCGCTGGACGGTGTTCGGCGGCTACACCTATCTGGATGCGGTCATCATCGACGATGGCGACGGCAGCAATGCGGGCAACGAATTCCCCAACACGCCCAAGCACAGTTTTAACGTCTGGTCGACTTACGAGGCGACGCCGCAACTCACTCTGGGCGGTGGCGCCACCTATCGAAGTTCGCAGTTCGGCGACAGCGCCAACACCCGCGAATTTGACGGGTTCTGGCGGCTGGACGCGATGGCGCAATATCAGTTCAACGACAAGGCGTCGCTGCGGCTGTTCATCAACAACCTGACCGACAACCGCTATATCGAGAAATCGTACAGCACCCACTATGCCACGGTTGCGGCTGGCCGCTCGATCAACCTGACCGCAAACTTCGAATTCTGA